One Apostichopus japonicus isolate 1M-3 chromosome 7, ASM3797524v1, whole genome shotgun sequence genomic region harbors:
- the LOC139969406 gene encoding uncharacterized protein isoform X2, whose product MEIIKQHAAERRARQQEDAKRRKDEAEKKKKEREASRRAMINPLAFKGTGMSKFDEDRKFLLKDDSDFVEERNEAIEKRVPPLTIDGLGEQDLRELAAEMLRKLKRKYGVIFDKGRTLKKREYVFNELTTRIRAKEEDAYKERQAKSTGVSKYSSDGTFQPLQNFTPDQRRESIMCSGGVMGRMEMFGGGGAHKSDIAEGSEPNAQ is encoded by the exons atggagATAATAAAACAGCACGCAGCAGAGAGGCGAGCACGTCAACAAGAAGACGCAAAACGAAGGAAAGATGAGgcagagaagaaaaagaaagagcgAGAGGCTAGTCGTAGAGCAATGATAAACCCCCTCGCATTCAAGGGAACGGGCATGTCG aAATTCGACGAAGATCGTAAGTTTTTGTTGAAAGACGACAGTGACTTTGTGGAGGAGAGAAATGAGGCGATTGAGAAGCGAGTTCCGCCTCTTACTATCGATGGCCTCGGAGAACAAGACTTGCGGGAGCTAGCCGCTGAGATGCTGAGGAAACTCAAGCGAAAGTACGGAGTTATATTTGATAAGGGGAGAACTTTAAAGAAGAGGGAATATGTG TTTAACGAGCTAACCACAAGAATAAGAGCCAAAGAAGAAGATGC GTACAAGGAGCGCCAAGCAAAGTCTACTGGTGTCAGTAAGTATTCCAGCGATGGAACATTTCAACCTTTGCAG AATTTCACCCCAGATCAGCGTCGTGAGAGTATCATGTGTTCGGGAGGTGTGATGGGGAGGATGGAGATGTTTGGAGGAGGTGGTGCACATAAATCGGATATTGCAGAG GGTTCGGAACCGAATGCTCAGTAG
- the LOC139969406 gene encoding uncharacterized protein isoform X1 has protein sequence MEIIKQHAAERRARQQEDAKRRKDEAEKKKKEREASRRAMINPLAFKGTGMSKFDEDRKFLLKDDSDFVEERNEAIEKRVPPLTIDGLGEQDLRELAAEMLRKLKRKYGVIFDKGRTLKKREYVFNELTTRIRAKEEDAYKERQAKSTGVSKYSSDGTFQPLQNFTPDQRRESIMCSGGVMGRMEMFGGGGAHKSDIAEEPVRPIDITK, from the exons atggagATAATAAAACAGCACGCAGCAGAGAGGCGAGCACGTCAACAAGAAGACGCAAAACGAAGGAAAGATGAGgcagagaagaaaaagaaagagcgAGAGGCTAGTCGTAGAGCAATGATAAACCCCCTCGCATTCAAGGGAACGGGCATGTCG aAATTCGACGAAGATCGTAAGTTTTTGTTGAAAGACGACAGTGACTTTGTGGAGGAGAGAAATGAGGCGATTGAGAAGCGAGTTCCGCCTCTTACTATCGATGGCCTCGGAGAACAAGACTTGCGGGAGCTAGCCGCTGAGATGCTGAGGAAACTCAAGCGAAAGTACGGAGTTATATTTGATAAGGGGAGAACTTTAAAGAAGAGGGAATATGTG TTTAACGAGCTAACCACAAGAATAAGAGCCAAAGAAGAAGATGC GTACAAGGAGCGCCAAGCAAAGTCTACTGGTGTCAGTAAGTATTCCAGCGATGGAACATTTCAACCTTTGCAG AATTTCACCCCAGATCAGCGTCGTGAGAGTATCATGTGTTCGGGAGGTGTGATGGGGAGGATGGAGATGTTTGGAGGAGGTGGTGCACATAAATCGGATATTGCAGAG
- the LOC139969403 gene encoding uncharacterized protein produces the protein MNKLNKTEERLAKNPPKDDDSTDDDNDDVKPVCKKRTLRSNVAGPSSGRPHMLRVSCIICDADHWIRDKVTCKRRREPLTRYGTIDAGKLRKAAELTCNESLLLQMRGRDLVDSEARYHPSCFRNATRFLTRKWPKETTDILYAESYAKFCHNVIDEQILKQQGAIRMTKLTAQFIKMVKEVQGIDASSYRSYNLKKRLQGSYPQLHFLRPTRRYESEVVISRTVEAQDLAVNLVNLQDDTKSSNELDTSSGSESDWQHEQKDLCRSQGISSSDMYFTARQLRIAVQEVHVDTA, from the exons ATGAATAAACTCAACAAGACTGAAGAAAGGCTTGCTAAAAATCCGCCCAAAGATG ATGATTCCACTGATGATGACAACGACGATGTTAAACCTGTCTGTAAGAAGCGAACACTAAGATCAAACGTAGCTGGACCATCTTCAGGCAGACCACACATGCTTCGAGTGTCGTGCATCATTTGTGACGCTGATCACTGGATAAGGGACAAGGTGACCTGTAAGAGACGAAGAGAGCCCCTGACTCGTTACGGGACAATAGATGCTGGGAAACTCAGAAAGGCTGCTGAGCTGACATGTAACGAATCCCTTCTTTTGCAAATGCGTGGCAGAGACCTTGTTGATTCCGAGGCAAGATACCATCCGAGTTGTTTTCGCAACGCAACCAGATTTCTCACTCGGAAGTGGCCAAAAGAAACAACAGATATTCTATATGCAGAGTCTTATGCAAAGTTTTGCCACAATGTCATTGATGAACAGATTCTTAAACAACAGGGTGCGATCAGGATGACAAAACTCACAGCCCAGTTCATCAAAATGGTTAAAGAAGTTCAAGGGATTGATGCCTCAAGTTACAGATCCTACAACTTAAAAAAGCGTCTCCAAGGCTCCTATCCACAACTTCATTTTTTGCGACCAACGCGACGCTATGAAAGTGAAGTTGTAATTTCCAGAACTGTAGAAGCTCAGGATCTAGCAGTAAACCTGGTTAATCTACAAGATGATACAAAGTCAAGTAACGAGTTAGACACTTCAAGTGGTAGTGAATCTGATTGGCAGCATGAACAAAAAGATTTGTGTAGAAGTCAAGGCATTTCATCGAGTGACATGTACTTTACAGCTAGACAGCTTAGAATTGCTGTCCAAGAGGTACATGTGGACACAGCATGA